From the genome of Paracidovorax avenae:
AGAACGAGTGGAACATCGTCATGGCCACCGCCATCCTGGCCATGCTGCCGCCCGCCGCGGTGGTGATCCTCATGCAGAAATGGTTCGTGAAGGGCCTGGTGGACACCGAGAAGTAAGTTCCCCATCCCTCGACGCGCCCGTTCCACCAACGCATACAGCTACGAATCCCAACGCAAAATGGCATCTCTTTCCCTGCGCAACGTCGTCAAGCGCTACGGCCACGGCCCGAAGGCCAACCAGGTCATCCACGGCGTGAACGCCGAAATCGCCGACGGCGAGTTCATCGTCATCGTCGGCCCATCGGGCTGCGGCAAGTCCACCCTGCTGCGCATGGTGGCAGGCCTGGAAGAAATCTCCGGCGGCGAGATCGCCATCGGCAACCGCGTGGTCAACAACCTGGAACCCGCCCAGCGCGACATCGCCATGGTGTTCCAGAACTACGCGCTCTACCCGCACATGACGAACTTCGAGAACATGGCCTACGGGCTGAAGATCGCCAAGGTGCCCAAGGACGAAATCAAGGCCCGCGTGGACAAGGCCGCGAAGATCCTCGAGCTCGGCCACCTGCTCGAACGCAAGCCGCGCGAGCTCTCCGGCGGCCAGCGCCAGCGCGTCGCCATGGGGCGCGCCATCGTGCGCCAGCCCCAGGTGTTCCTGTTCGACGAGCCGCTCTCCAACCTCGACGCCAAGCTGCGCGCGCAGACCCGCCTGGAAATCCAGAAGCTGCACCGGAGCTTAAGCATCACCAGCCTCTTCGTCACGCACGACCAGGTCGAGGCCATGACGCTGGCGCAGCGCATGATCGTGATGAACGGTGGCGTGATGGAGCAGTTCGGCACGCCCGAGGAGGTCTATCACACGCCTGCATCGACCTTCGTCGCGAGCTTCATCGGCTCGCCGCCCATGAACCTGCTGAAGAACGCCCCGGGCGGGCGGCAGGGCGCGATCCTCGGCATCCGGCCGGAGCACATCGACATCGCCCGCGTGGGCTGGGAGCTGCGCGTGGAGACGGTCGAACTGCTGGGCGCCGAGCGCCTCGTGTATGGCCGCCTGCAGTCGGGCAGCGGGGACGAGTCGGTCATCGTGCGCATCGAGGAAGGCACCCACCATCCTCAGCCCGGCGACATGATCCACGTGGAGCCCCGCATGGACCGGCTGCACTGGTTCGACGCCGCCTCCGGCAAGCGGCTCTGAGCCGCGCCGGCACCGCCCGCATGGAACACAAAGCTCCGCTGCACGCCACCATCCCGGTGCTGGCGTCCCTCGACCTCGAGGAAAGCGCTGCCTTCTATTCCGGGCGGCTCGGCTTCACGGTCGCATTGCGCACCGCCGACTACCTCATCGCCGCGCGCGACGGCTGCGAGCTGCATTTCTGGCTCTGCGGCGAGCGCCACATCGCCGAAAACACCTCCTGCTACGTGCGCGGCGACGTGCGCGCACTGCATGCCGAATTCGCGCAGCGGGGGCTGGAGTTGCCACCGCCCGTGGAGCGCCCCTGGGGCATGCGCGAACTCTACGTGCACGATCCCCACGGCAACCTGCTCAAGTTCGGCGAAGCGATCCGGGCATCCTGAGCGCCACGTGCCGCCGCCAGCGGTTCTATAGTCCATCGCCATGACTGCCACCCCATCCACCACGTCCCCCGCCGACTGGCCCTATCCCCGATGGATCGCCCACCGCGGCGCGGGCCGGCTGGCCCCCGAGAACACCCTGGCGGCCTTCCGGCTCGGCGCGCGCCATGGCTACCGCATGTTCGAATGCGACGCCAAGCTCAGCAGCGACGGCGTCGTCTTCCTGCTGCACGACGCCACCCTGGACCGCACCACCAACGGCCGGGGCACCGCCGGCGAGCGCCCGTGGGGCGAACTCGCGCAACTCGACGCGGGCAGCTGGCATTCCCGCGGCTGCGCGGGCGAACCCCTGCCGACCCTGGAGCACCTGGCGCGCTACTGCCTGGCCAACGGCTACCTGCTGAACATCGAGATCAAGCCCACGCCGGGCACCGAAGAGGAAACCGGCCGAGCGGTCGCGGCGCTGGCGGCCCGACTCTGGCACCAGGCCGAGGTGCCGCCGCTCCTCACCTCCTTCAAGGTGGCCGCGCTCACGGGCGCGCGCGACGCCGCGCCCCTGCTGCCGCGCGGGCTGCTGCTGGACACCCTGGAGCCCGGCTGGCTGGACACGGCCCGCCAGCTCGGCTGCGCGGCGGTGGTCTGCAACCATGCGCTCTGGACGGTGGAGCACGTCGCCGCCGTGAAGGCCGGCGGCCTGCGCACGCTCAGCTACACGGTGAACGACGAATGGGCCGCCCGGCGGCTCATCGACCTGGGCACCGACGGCATCATCACCGACCGGGTGGATCTCTTCAGTCCGGCGCGGTGATACCCTCGCGGGTCCAGCCATGGACGCGACCATTCACTCCCTTTCCCTGACCCGTTTCCTGCGGCGCCTTCCGCACTCCGTGCGGGCGCTGGTCCTCCTGGCGGCATGCCTGCTGGCCTGGCCGCCCGGCACGGCACAGGCCGCCCCGCAGGCGCCCGCCTCCGCCCCGGCGTCCGCGAGCAGCGCTGCGGCATCCCGGGCCGCCGCAGCCGCTGCGGCGGCGGCCGCGGCAGACATCGTCGATCCCGACACCCCGCTGCCCTCCGTGGACGAGCTGCGCAAGCGCCTGGAGGCCATCCCGCGCAAGCTCGGCGACCAGGACGACGGCCGCAAGCTCGTGAACGACGCCTACGCCGTCGGCGCCACGGCCGAGCAGGTGGTGGCCCGCCGCACGGCCGACCTGGCGGACCTGGACAGCCGCCTCGCCGGACTCGGCCCCGCCCCCGAGAAAGGCGCGCCCGCCGACTCGCCCGACGTCGTCCAGCAGCGCAGCGCCCTCGCCAAGCAGCGCGCCACCGTCGATGCGGACCTCAAGCTCGCGCGCCTGATCGCCGTCGATGCGGAACAGCTCGGCGCCGACCTGCTGCGCCAGCGGCGCCAGCAGTTCCAGGCCGAACTCACCGCGCGCGCCGATTCGCCCCTGGGCGCCGCCTTCTGGCGCAACCTGCGCGCCGCATGGCCCACGGACACCGAGCGCCTGTCCGTCCTGGCCATCGAAGCCAAACAGGCCGTGCAGCGCGCCCTCGAACCCGAACGGCGCCGGACTTTCCTCGTCAGCCTGCTGGGGGCGCTGCTGCTCCTGGTAGCGGGCAACTGGGCCGGCGAGCGCCTGCTCGTGCGCCTCGCGCCGGCCAAGCTGCCCGCGGGTCGGCTGCGGCGCTCACTGCTGGCCTCGGCCTCCGTCCTGGCGAACGTGATCTTCACCGGCACCGCCGCGCAATGGCTGCTGAGCGGGCTCGACGCGGGCGACAACCTCGGCGAGCGGCTCGACGGGCTCGGGCACTCCGCCGTGGGCATGGCGGTCTTCGCGGCCTTCGCGATCGGCCTGGGGCACGCGCTGCTCTCGCGCAAGCGCAGTTCCTGGCGCCTGCCCGCGCTGCCCGACGACCTCGCCCGCCGGCTGAGCCCCTACCCCTGGTGGATCGCGATCATCGCGGCGCTCGGCGGCATGGTGACGGAGATCAACGCCGCCGTGGGCGCCAGCCTCGCCGCGGAAGTCACTGCCCAGGCCTTCTTCGCGCTGCTCGTGGCCGCCGTCGTCGCCGCGTCGGTGCGGCAGCTCAACGCGCCGCTGCCCGCATCGGTGCAGGAGCCGGCCAGCGACGAGGATTCCGCGCCGGCCCCGTCCGCCGCGCCGCCACGCCCGCTCTGGGTCGGCCTGCTGGTCGCCTGCGCCGGCATCGCCTCCCTGGCCGTGGTGCTGCTGGTCGCCTTCGGCTACATCGCGCTGGCCGGGGCCCTGGCACGGCAGGTGGTCTGGAGCGGCGTCGCCTTCGCCACCGCCTACCTGCTCTACCAGCTGGTGGACGACCTGTGCGACGCCCTGCTCTCCTCGCGCAGCGGCTTCGGGCGGCGCCTGCACACGGGCATGGGCATCGACCCGGGCCTGCTCGACCAGGCGGCGGTCGTGCTGTCCGGCGCGCTGCGCGTCGTGCTGTTCTTCTATCTGGTCATCGCCCTGCTGGCCCCCTTCGGCACCGGGCCGGACGAACTGTTCCGCCGCGGCAGCGCGATGGACCAGGGCCTGAACCTCGGCAACTTCGCGCTGGCGCCGCAGGCCCTGCTGACGGCCCTGGGCGTCGTCGTGGCGGGCTTCATCGGCATCCGCATGATCAAGCGCTGGCTGAGCGACCGGTACTTCCCCAGCACCACGCTGGAGCCGGGCATGCGCAGTTCCATCACCACCCTGCTGGGCTACTTCGGCGGCGTGATGGTGATCGCGGCCGCGCTGGCGGCCCTGGGCATCAGCGTGGAACGCATCGCATGGGTCGCGAGCGCGCTGTCGGTGGGTATCGGCTTCGGGCTGCAGGCCATCGTGCAGAACTTCATCTCGGGCCTGATCCTGCTGGCAGAGCGGCCCGTGAAGGTGGGCGACTGGGTCAAGCTCGGCGACACCGAAGGCGACATCCGCCGCATCAACGTGCGTGCCACCGAGATCCAGCTGGGCGACCACTCCACCGTGATCGTGCCCAACTCGGAGTTCATCACCAAGACCGTGCGCAACATGACCTGGGGCGGCTCGCAGGGCCGCGTGCTGCTGCGCCTGCCGGCCCCGCTGGACACCGACGCCCAGCGCATGCGCGCCCTGATCCTGGACGCCTTCAAGGCCCACGAAAGCATCCTGGAGAGCCCCGGGCCCAGCGTGACGCTGGAAGACATCGTGAGCGGCACCCTCACTTTCCTGGCCATCGGCTACGTGAGCAACCCGCGCAACGCCGGCGGCGTGAAAAGCGATCTGCTTTTTTCCATCCTCGAATCGCTGCGCGCCGCAGGCCTGGCGCTCTCGCCCCCGGCCACCACCGCCGTGGCGCCGCTGTCCGCCACCGCCGCCCTCCAGCCCAGGGAGCCGGCCGGCACGCCGACGCCCGGCACGGCGTAAACCACCGCCGCGGGCCCGCCGGGGCTGCGGTTCAGTTCAGTCCAGCTTGGCGCCGGACTGCTGCACCGCCACGGCCCAGCGCGGCATCTCCGCCGCGAGGAAGCTGGCGAACGCATCGGCGCCCAGGAAGGCCGGATCGGCGCCCTGCGCCACCATGCGGTTTTTCACGTCGGGCGACTGCATGACCTGGCCGAACGCATTGCTGAGCTTCGCCACCACGTCCCTGGGCGTGCCGGCCGGTGCCAGGAAGCCGTAGAAGCCCACCACCTCGAAGTTCTTCAGCCCGCTCTCGATCGCCGTCGGCACATCGGGCAGCGCCGGATTGCGCTCGCGGCTGGTGACGGCCAGCGCGCGCACCTTGCCCTGCTTGTGGTACGCCGCGGCCTGCGGAATGCTCTCGGCCATGAACTGCACCTGCCCACCCATCAGGTCGGTGAAGGCCGGCGCACTGCCGCGGTACGGGATGTGCACCATGAACAGCCCCGTGGCCGTCTTGAACATCTCCGGCACCAGGTGGCTGATGCCCCCGTTGCCCGCCGAACCGAAATTGACCTGCCCCGGCCGCGCCTTCGCGTACGCGATGAACTCCTGCAGGTTCTGCACCGGCAGCTTCGGATTGACCAGCAGCGCCAGGGGTTGCATCGCCGTGCGCGCGACGGGCGTGAAATCCTTGAGCATCGAGTAAGGCAGCTTGCTGTAGAGCGCCGGGTTGATGACCATCACGCCCGTGTTGGCCAGCATCAGCGTATGGCCGTCAGGCGGCGCCTTCATCACATCCTGCGCGCCCACCGTGCCGCCCGCGCCAGCCTTGTAGTCCACCACCACGGGCTGGCCCAGCACGGCCTGCAGCTTGTCGGTCAGCAGCCGCGCATGCTGGTCCAATGGCCCGCCGGCCGGAAAGCCGACCACCACGCGGATGGGTTTGGAGGGGAAGGCGAGCTGGGCCAGGGCGGCGACGGATGTGCAGGCCAGGGCGGCGGCGGCAAGCCAGTTGCGCAAGCGCATGGGAAGTCTCCAGGACTGTTGGTGTTATGGAGACGGGAGCTTAAGGCGGGAGCAGTCGTGGAGGCAGGGGGCAATACCCGTGGGGTGGCCGCTAACGCGCCGCACGCCCGCGCTGCAACCCCTTGCCAGGCACCTCCTGCGAGGCCCATTCGGCCTGTTCGATGAGGCGCCCCAGTTCCCGCACTGCCGCACGGCTGCCCTGCGCCGGCTCATCGCTGTAAACCAGCATGTAATCCATCATGGGCAACGGAGGCAACCCATCGCGCTCGCCCAGCAGCACCATGCCGGGACGCAGGTTGTCGCTCGTGAACATGGCCACGGCCAGACCGCTCAGCACGGCGGCGCGCAGGTCGTGCAGGCTGTGCGAACTGAAGGCCTTGTGCCAGGCGATGCCCGCCCGCTCGAGCGCATCGATCCCGATCTGGCCGCAAACGCAAGGCAGCGGCGAATAGGCCAGCGGCAGCGAGGCGCCGGCCCTCCACTCCCAGCAATCGGCGGCGGCCCAGACCATCGGCAGGCGCTGCAGCAGGATGCCGCCGCTCACTGCAGATGTGCTGGTGATCACGGCGAGGTCCACATCCCCTTCACGCACCATGGCCGACAGGTCGAGCGTGAGGCCCACGCTCACCTCCAGGCGGACATGGGGACAACTGCGCGCGAACTGGTGCAGCAGTTGCGGCAGGCCATCGCTCATGAAGTGCTCCTGCACCCCCAGGCGCACGGTGCCCTCGATGGGCGAGCAGCGGAAATGGCGCTCCAGCGCTTCCTGAGCCTGCAGCACGCGCTGCGCGTGGTGCAGCAGATCCTCGCCGTCGGCCGTCAGGTCCAGGCGCCGGGTCGTGCGGCGGAACAGCGGCCGTCCCACCAGCGCCTCCAGCCGCCGGATCTGGTGGCTGACGGCGGACTGCGTCAGGTGCAGTTGCCCGGCCGCACGGGTGAAGCCCTGGTTGCGATGCACCGCGACGAAGGTGTGCAGCAATCCGGTGTCGATGGTCATCGCGCCCTATAAATTAAGAAATTCACTGAATCCCACATTATTTAATCATTTGCATCATGAAGCCAGGCTTTCCAGAATGACGCCAGCCTTTCCGGCCTTCTTTCTGCACACCTCTTCCCATGCCTGACTACCGCACTCCATCCCGGCCCCTGGCGCTGACCGCCATCTGCCTTTCCGCACTGATGTTCGGCCTGGAGATTTCGAGCGTGCCCGTGATCCTGTCCGTGCTGGACAAGGAAATGCACGCCGACTTCCAGGGCCTGCAATGGATCATGAACGCCTACACCATCGGCTGCACCACGGTGCTGATGGCTACCGGCACCCTGGCGGACCGGTACGGACGCCGCCGCGTCTTCATGCTCAGCGTGCTGGCTTTCGGCCTGGCTTCGCTCTGGTGCGGATGGGCCGGTTCCACGCCCGTGCTCATCCTGGGCCGGCTCGTGCAGGGCATCGCAGGCGGCGCCATGTTCATCTGCTCCATCGCCCTCCTCTCGCACCAGTTTCCCGACGGCCGGGAGCGGGGCCGCGCCTTCGCGGTCTGGGGCGTGGTGGCCGGCATCGGGCTGGGTTTCGGCCCCATGGCCGGCAGCGCCATCGTCTGGGCTTCCAGTTGGCACTGGGTGTTCCTCGTGCACGTGCCGCTGTCCGCGCTCACGCTGGCGCTGATCCGTGCAGGCGTGGCGGAGTCCCGCGATCCCCAGGCACGGGAGCACCGGCTGGACTGGGCCGGCCTCTGCACCCTGACGCTGGCGGTGCTCGGTTTCACCGGCTTCCTCATGCAGGGGGAAAGCCTCGGCTGGAAGAGCCCTGCCACCCTCGGCCTGGCTGCCCTGGCCACCGTCAGCCTCGCGGCATTCATCGCGGTGGAGCGAAGCCAGCCCCGCCCGATGTTCGACTTCTCCGTGTTCACGATCCGCGACTTCTCGGGCGGCATCCTGGCCTGCGTCGGCATGAACTGCAGCTACTGGCCCTTCATGATCTATCTGCCCTTCTACTTCGGCGCCGGCGTGGGCCTGGACACCACCGCCACCGGCCTGATGCTGCTGGTCTATACGGTGCCGTTCCTGGTCATGCCCCCCGTCGCACAGTGGCTGCTGCTGCGCTACCAGGCGGCCTGGGTGATCCCCTCCGGGCTCTTCATCATCGGGCTGGGCTTCATGCTGATGTGGGGAGGCAGCCTGCTGGCGCACCTCGGCAGCTGGACCGTGCTGCCCGGCGCGCTCGTCGCAGGCATCGGGCTGGGCCTGACCACGACGCCGGCCACCAACATGACCACGGCCTCGGTGCCGCCGCATCGCGCCGGAATGGCGTCAGGCATGGACGTGAGCGCACGCCTCATCACGCTGGTCATCCACATTGCCGTGATGGGCCTGGTGCTGGTGGCGGGCATCCAGGCCGCATTGCGCGGGCGATGGGGGCCGGCGGTGGAACCGGGCCTGCTGCAGGCGCTGGCCCGGCGGCTTGCGGGTGGCGACCTGCCTGGCGCTCAGCACCTCCTGGCCGCCCACTCCCTGCCGGGCGCGAGCGTGGTGCCGTTGCAGGAGGTGGTGGTTCAGGGCTTCGGCTGGGTGATGCTGTATGGCGGGCTGGCCGCCTGGATCACGGCAGGGCTCAGCCTCGCGGTGCTGAGGAGCCACCCGGTGCAGGGAGGTCTTCAGCCCTGCGGTAGCGGCATGCATTGAGGGTCTCTCAGCGCCAGCCGCGCACCAGCACCCACTGCACCGTGCCGCAGGCCGCCACCAGGGCTGCGTAGGTCAGCATCTTCCCGTCCCGCCCGGTCAGCACCAGCCCGGCCACACACACCCCGAGCCCTACGGCAAAGCCCACGCCCACCTGCCCCAGGAACCCGACGCTGCGGGGCGCCCCCCGAAAGAAGAGCGCGGCCATGCAGGCCAGCAACAGCGCCACGCCGAAGGCGGGCGCCATGAAATTCAGCAGGTGGAGTGCGGCGGCAGTCGGGTCCATAGCGCAAAGGCATGACGCAGATCAAGACCCTTGTACTGCGGGAAGCACACGGGCGGGATGGAAATTTTATAATCCGGGGCATGGCAGTCTGGGCCCTCGGCATCAACCACACGACCGCGCCGCTCGATCTGCGCGGCCGTTTTGCGTTCGCCATCGACCAGATCGCGCCCACGCTGCAGGGCCTGCGCCAGTCGCTGGGCGGCGCCACGCGCCATCCGCAGGTGGAAACCGCCATCCTCTCCACCTGCAACCGCACCGAGATCTACTGCGCCGGCCAGCAGCCTGCACTGGACCACACGCTCGACTGGCTCGCCCACAGCGGCGGCGTGAGCCCCTCGCTGCTGCGCTCGCACTCCTACACGCTCGAAGAAAGCCTCGTCGCGCGCCATGCGTTCCGTGTGGCCAGCGGGCTCGATTCCATGGTGCTGGGCGAGGCCCAGATCCTGGGCCAGATGAAGGATGCCGTGCGCGCGGCAGAGACGGCCGGCGCGCTGGGCACCACGCTCAACCAGCTCTTCCAGCGCAGCTTCGCCGTCGCCAAGGAAGTGCGCACCAGCACCGAGATCGGCGCCCACAGCATCAGCATGGCCGCCGCCGCCGTGCGCCTGGCCGGGCAGCTGTTCGAAGACCTGACGGAGATCCGCATCCTCTTCGTGGGCGCGGGCGAGATGATCGAACTCGCCGCCACCCACTTCGCGGCGAAGAACCCCAAGAGCCTCGCCATCGCCAACCGCACGCTGGAGCGCGGCGAGAAGCTCGCCTCCCGCTTCGGCGGCGAGGTCATGCGCCTGGCCGACCTGCCCGACCGCCTGCACGAGTTCGACGCCGTGGTCAGCTGCACGGCCAGCAGCCTGCCCATCATCGGCCTGGGCGCCGTCGAGCGCGCGCTGAAGAAGCGCCGCCACCGCCCCATGTTCATGGTCGATCTGGCCGTGCCGCGCGACATCGAGCCCGAGGTGAAGGCGCTGGAAGACATCTACCTCTACACCGTGGACGACCTCGCCAGCGTCGTGCAGACCGCGCAGGCCAGCCGGCAGGCGGCTGTCGCGCAGGCAGAGGCCATCATCGATGCGGGCGTGCAGAGCTTCATGCACTGGATGGACCAGCGCAGCCCCGTGGGCGGCGTGGTGCCGCTCATCCAGCAGATCCACGCCCAGGCCGACGAATGGCGCGCGCTGGAGATCGCTCGCGCCAAGAAGCTCATCGCCAAGGGCGAGGACATGGACGCCGTGCTGGAAGCGCTCTCGCGCGGCCTCACGCAGAAGATGCTGCACGGCACCCTGGCCGAACTGCGCGCGGGCGATGCCGACACGCGCGCCCAGACGGCCCAGACCGTCTCCCGCCTGTTCCTGCGCTCGCAGTCCAAGAGCGGCCTGTAGCGGCGCCCGCCGCCCTGCCGCCAGGCCCACTACCGTCTCTGGCCCCCCGCATCCACGCCCCGGATGCCCAGGCTGCGAACCACCGCCGCAGCCGCCCTTCTCCCCCTTCCCAGAATGAAACCCTTCCTCAGAAGCCAGCTGGAGCGCTACGCCCAGCGCCTCGAAGAGCTCGACTTCCTGCTCTCGCGCGAGGACATCATGTCCGACATGGCCCAGTACCGCACCATCTCGCGCGAGCATGCCGAGGTGACGCAGGTCGCGGGCCGCTATGCGCGCTACCGCCAGCGCGAGGACGACCTGGCCGGCGCGCGCGAGATGCTGGACGACCCGGACATGGCCGACATGGCCCGGGAAGAGATTGCCGCCGCCGAGGCCGAACTGGTGCAGTTGGAGGATGAACTGCAG
Proteins encoded in this window:
- a CDS encoding MFS transporter; the encoded protein is MPDYRTPSRPLALTAICLSALMFGLEISSVPVILSVLDKEMHADFQGLQWIMNAYTIGCTTVLMATGTLADRYGRRRVFMLSVLAFGLASLWCGWAGSTPVLILGRLVQGIAGGAMFICSIALLSHQFPDGRERGRAFAVWGVVAGIGLGFGPMAGSAIVWASSWHWVFLVHVPLSALTLALIRAGVAESRDPQAREHRLDWAGLCTLTLAVLGFTGFLMQGESLGWKSPATLGLAALATVSLAAFIAVERSQPRPMFDFSVFTIRDFSGGILACVGMNCSYWPFMIYLPFYFGAGVGLDTTATGLMLLVYTVPFLVMPPVAQWLLLRYQAAWVIPSGLFIIGLGFMLMWGGSLLAHLGSWTVLPGALVAGIGLGLTTTPATNMTTASVPPHRAGMASGMDVSARLITLVIHIAVMGLVLVAGIQAALRGRWGPAVEPGLLQALARRLAGGDLPGAQHLLAAHSLPGASVVPLQEVVVQGFGWVMLYGGLAAWITAGLSLAVLRSHPVQGGLQPCGSGMH
- a CDS encoding Bug family tripartite tricarboxylate transporter substrate binding protein yields the protein MRLRNWLAAAALACTSVAALAQLAFPSKPIRVVVGFPAGGPLDQHARLLTDKLQAVLGQPVVVDYKAGAGGTVGAQDVMKAPPDGHTLMLANTGVMVINPALYSKLPYSMLKDFTPVARTAMQPLALLVNPKLPVQNLQEFIAYAKARPGQVNFGSAGNGGISHLVPEMFKTATGLFMVHIPYRGSAPAFTDLMGGQVQFMAESIPQAAAYHKQGKVRALAVTSRERNPALPDVPTAIESGLKNFEVVGFYGFLAPAGTPRDVVAKLSNAFGQVMQSPDVKNRMVAQGADPAFLGADAFASFLAAEMPRWAVAVQQSGAKLD
- a CDS encoding sn-glycerol-3-phosphate import ATP-binding protein UgpC; its protein translation is MASLSLRNVVKRYGHGPKANQVIHGVNAEIADGEFIVIVGPSGCGKSTLLRMVAGLEEISGGEIAIGNRVVNNLEPAQRDIAMVFQNYALYPHMTNFENMAYGLKIAKVPKDEIKARVDKAAKILELGHLLERKPRELSGGQRQRVAMGRAIVRQPQVFLFDEPLSNLDAKLRAQTRLEIQKLHRSLSITSLFVTHDQVEAMTLAQRMIVMNGGVMEQFGTPEEVYHTPASTFVASFIGSPPMNLLKNAPGGRQGAILGIRPEHIDIARVGWELRVETVELLGAERLVYGRLQSGSGDESVIVRIEEGTHHPQPGDMIHVEPRMDRLHWFDAASGKRL
- a CDS encoding bleomycin resistance protein → MEHKAPLHATIPVLASLDLEESAAFYSGRLGFTVALRTADYLIAARDGCELHFWLCGERHIAENTSCYVRGDVRALHAEFAQRGLELPPPVERPWGMRELYVHDPHGNLLKFGEAIRAS
- the ugpQ gene encoding glycerophosphodiester phosphodiesterase, producing the protein MTATPSTTSPADWPYPRWIAHRGAGRLAPENTLAAFRLGARHGYRMFECDAKLSSDGVVFLLHDATLDRTTNGRGTAGERPWGELAQLDAGSWHSRGCAGEPLPTLEHLARYCLANGYLLNIEIKPTPGTEEETGRAVAALAARLWHQAEVPPLLTSFKVAALTGARDAAPLLPRGLLLDTLEPGWLDTARQLGCAAVVCNHALWTVEHVAAVKAGGLRTLSYTVNDEWAARRLIDLGTDGIITDRVDLFSPAR
- a CDS encoding LysR family transcriptional regulator, which gives rise to MTIDTGLLHTFVAVHRNQGFTRAAGQLHLTQSAVSHQIRRLEALVGRPLFRRTTRRLDLTADGEDLLHHAQRVLQAQEALERHFRCSPIEGTVRLGVQEHFMSDGLPQLLHQFARSCPHVRLEVSVGLTLDLSAMVREGDVDLAVITSTSAVSGGILLQRLPMVWAAADCWEWRAGASLPLAYSPLPCVCGQIGIDALERAGIAWHKAFSSHSLHDLRAAVLSGLAVAMFTSDNLRPGMVLLGERDGLPPLPMMDYMLVYSDEPAQGSRAAVRELGRLIEQAEWASQEVPGKGLQRGRAAR
- a CDS encoding DUF3772 domain-containing protein gives rise to the protein MDATIHSLSLTRFLRRLPHSVRALVLLAACLLAWPPGTAQAAPQAPASAPASASSAAASRAAAAAAAAAAADIVDPDTPLPSVDELRKRLEAIPRKLGDQDDGRKLVNDAYAVGATAEQVVARRTADLADLDSRLAGLGPAPEKGAPADSPDVVQQRSALAKQRATVDADLKLARLIAVDAEQLGADLLRQRRQQFQAELTARADSPLGAAFWRNLRAAWPTDTERLSVLAIEAKQAVQRALEPERRRTFLVSLLGALLLLVAGNWAGERLLVRLAPAKLPAGRLRRSLLASASVLANVIFTGTAAQWLLSGLDAGDNLGERLDGLGHSAVGMAVFAAFAIGLGHALLSRKRSSWRLPALPDDLARRLSPYPWWIAIIAALGGMVTEINAAVGASLAAEVTAQAFFALLVAAVVAASVRQLNAPLPASVQEPASDEDSAPAPSAAPPRPLWVGLLVACAGIASLAVVLLVAFGYIALAGALARQVVWSGVAFATAYLLYQLVDDLCDALLSSRSGFGRRLHTGMGIDPGLLDQAAVVLSGALRVVLFFYLVIALLAPFGTGPDELFRRGSAMDQGLNLGNFALAPQALLTALGVVVAGFIGIRMIKRWLSDRYFPSTTLEPGMRSSITTLLGYFGGVMVIAAALAALGISVERIAWVASALSVGIGFGLQAIVQNFISGLILLAERPVKVGDWVKLGDTEGDIRRINVRATEIQLGDHSTVIVPNSEFITKTVRNMTWGGSQGRVLLRLPAPLDTDAQRMRALILDAFKAHESILESPGPSVTLEDIVSGTLTFLAIGYVSNPRNAGGVKSDLLFSILESLRAAGLALSPPATTAVAPLSATAALQPREPAGTPTPGTA
- the hemA gene encoding glutamyl-tRNA reductase; the encoded protein is MAVWALGINHTTAPLDLRGRFAFAIDQIAPTLQGLRQSLGGATRHPQVETAILSTCNRTEIYCAGQQPALDHTLDWLAHSGGVSPSLLRSHSYTLEESLVARHAFRVASGLDSMVLGEAQILGQMKDAVRAAETAGALGTTLNQLFQRSFAVAKEVRTSTEIGAHSISMAAAAVRLAGQLFEDLTEIRILFVGAGEMIELAATHFAAKNPKSLAIANRTLERGEKLASRFGGEVMRLADLPDRLHEFDAVVSCTASSLPIIGLGAVERALKKRRHRPMFMVDLAVPRDIEPEVKALEDIYLYTVDDLASVVQTAQASRQAAVAQAEAIIDAGVQSFMHWMDQRSPVGGVVPLIQQIHAQADEWRALEIARAKKLIAKGEDMDAVLEALSRGLTQKMLHGTLAELRAGDADTRAQTAQTVSRLFLRSQSKSGL